Proteins encoded in a region of the Diabrotica virgifera virgifera chromosome 4, PGI_DIABVI_V3a genome:
- the LOC114327392 gene encoding zinc finger protein-like 1, whose product MGLCKCPKRRVTNQFCFEHRVCVCENCMVTNHTICIVQSYLQWLQDSDYNSICELCSKELSSQDCIRLTCYHVFHWSCLDHFSRQLPPTTAPRGYTCPSCKSPLFPPSNLISPVADVLKEKLAGVNWARAGLGLPLLSEEREIKSTINHNMSMPPRITPSPAHSVVSVDEDIGAFNRADSFQHSSNRRIFQDIRDIKPDVFDHDDNKYKRKPISELFGNWFKITFGAPLRARGRKSVCRRYCMLGALVIFIIVMFFFVMSKLSRYSIDDDPNFDVRHNELVKTANL is encoded by the exons ATGGGGCTGTGCAAATGTCCGAAACGACGAGTAACGAATCAATTCTGCTTCGAGCATAGAGTCTGTGTTTGCGAAAACTGTATGGTAACAAATCACACAATT TGTATAGTTCAGTCATACCTTCAATGGTTACAAGACAGTGATTATAACTCGATATGCGAATTGTGTAGTAAAGAATTAAGTAGTCAAGACTGTATCCGATTAACCTGCTATC ATGTGTTTCATTGGTCATGTTTGGATCACTTTTCAAGACAGCTACCTCCTACCACTGCACCCAGAGGTTACACCTGTCCATCCTGCAAAAGTCCATTGTTTCCGCCATCTAATTTAATAAGTCCTGTAGCAGATGTGCTAAAAGAAAAACTGGCTGGAGTTAACTGGGCTCGGGCTGGCCTGGGACTGCCATTg TTGTCTGAGGAACGTGAAATAAAAAGCACAATAAACCATAATATGAGCATGCCTCCTAGGATAACTCCGAGCCCCGCCCATTCGGTGGTCTCTGTGGATGAAGATATTGGTGCTTTCAACAGAGCAGATAGTTTTCAGCATTCTTCAAATCGGCGGATATTTCAGGACATTAGAGATATCAAACCTGACGTTTTTGATCATGACgataataaatataaaagaaaaccTATTTCTGAATTATTCGGAAATTGGTTCAA gataacTTTCGGAGCACCGCTAAGAGCTAGAGGAAGAAAATCAGTTTGCCGGCGATATTGCATGCTGGGAGCACTGgttatatttattattgtaaTGTTCTTCTTTGTTATGTCTAAACTCAGCAGATATTCCATAGATGATGATCCGAATTTTGACGTGAGGCATAATGAATTAGTCAAAACAGCTAACTTGTGA